One window from the genome of Desulforamulus ruminis DSM 2154 encodes:
- a CDS encoding lactate/malate family dehydrogenase encodes MESQTGVKIAIIGAGQVGASVAFAIMSSGLASDLVLVDVDKDKAKGEALNLGDAAVFTKPAGVIAGDFEDCRDAHIIIFTAGSNQKPAIAFVLKRICEAVIRDENSILTVSGLVDHLYDIEGCCLSMSCIINGRGRSEVIPLPCPWKRRRG; translated from the coding sequence TTGGAAAGCCAGACGGGAGTAAAAATAGCCATTATCGGGGCAGGTCAGGTTGGAGCGTCGGTGGCCTTTGCCATTATGTCCAGTGGGCTGGCCAGTGATTTGGTTTTGGTTGATGTCGATAAGGATAAGGCTAAGGGAGAGGCGCTGAACCTGGGGGATGCCGCTGTGTTCACGAAACCTGCCGGTGTAATAGCCGGAGATTTTGAAGACTGCCGGGATGCCCATATCATCATATTTACGGCAGGCAGCAATCAAAAACCTGCCATTGCCTTTGTCCTGAAACGCATCTGCGAAGCTGTGATCAGGGATGAGAATTCTATCTTGACGGTTTCGGGACTGGTTGATCATCTTTATGATATAGAAGGGTGTTGTTTAAGCATGTCCTGTATTATAAATGGGAGAGGAAGAAGCGAAGTGATTCCCCTGCCATGTCCGTGGAAGAGGAGGAGGGGCTAA